From the genome of Opitutales bacterium:
GCCAAGTGCAGTATGTAATGACCCGAGCGCTTTGGATGTGTTCAGGTCATCACATAAGGCGCCAAGAACCGGTTCAAATCGTCCCCAAGACGCCTGCTTGAATTTCTTTGGGAGGCCACCGAGGCCTTTTGCCACCTTACTCAAGCGCTTCATGGCCGATTGCGCAGCGTTGAGGGAATCACGCGTAAAATTAAGCGGCTGACGATAATGACCAGAAATAAGGACATAGCGCAATTCCATGGGGTGATAGCCCCACGCCATAATATCGTCGATGGTGTAGAGGTTGCCTAGACTTTTGCTCATTTTGCTACCCTCGACCCGCAGATGAGCAATGTGAAACCAATGACGCACAAACTGCTTACCCGTAGCTCCTTCGCATTGAGCGATCTCGTTTTCGTGATGGGGAAACATCAAATCCACCCCTCCAGAGTGAAAATCAAAAGAATCGCCCAGATACTTTGTGCTCATAGCGCTGCACTCAGTATGCCACCCAGGACGACCGTCTCCCCACGGACTCGACCAGCGGTTGGGTCCATCTTCCTCTTTCCAAGCCTTCCAAAGAGCAAAATCGTTCCAGCTTTCCTTATCGTATTCATCCGAATCGTTAAGCCGCTGGTCTGCGTTTTGGACAATGCCCTCACGTTTTAGCTTGGAGAGCTTTCCATAATCTTCGAAAGCCGAGATTCGGAAGTATACCGAGCCGTTATCAACCTGATAAGCTAAGCCCTTTTCAAGCAGCGTCGAGATCAGCTCGATTTGCTCTTCCATGTGCCCCACCGCTGACGGTGACACATGGGGCCTGAGAAGGTTTAAACGCTCGCAGTCCACT
Proteins encoded in this window:
- a CDS encoding cysteine--tRNA ligase: MEPKLYNTLTRETESVYAADGKTLGIYCCGPTVYGPAHIGNFRSFTLQDLLRRVVEATGLRTKHVRNYTDVDDKTIRGAQAEGIALFDFTEKWRKLYEVDCERLNLLRPHVSPSAVGHMEEQIELISTLLEKGLAYQVDNGSVYFRISAFEDYGKLSKLKREGIVQNADQRLNDSDEYDKESWNDFALWKAWKEEDGPNRWSSPWGDGRPGWHTECSAMSTKYLGDSFDFHSGGVDLMFPHHENEIAQCEGATGKQFVRHWFHIAHLRVEGSKMSKSLGNLYTIDDIMAWGYHPMELRYVLISGHYRQPLNFTRDSLNAAQSAMKRLSKVAKGLGGLPKKFKQASWGRFEPVLGALCDDLNTSKALGSLHTALGELEDLLKENEPSEVLRLEAAALAKILDVLGLELVDYSEPMIEIPDAIRAIADERWDARSAKNWARSDELRDLLLEKGWRVKDGKEGYALEAVS